One Purpureocillium takamizusanense chromosome 1, complete sequence genomic window carries:
- the PDX1 gene encoding Dihydrolipoyllysine-residue acetyltransferase (EggNog:ENOG503NYQ0~COG:C) has protein sequence MASSLTAAACRATARLAAGSTSTTSRTAVAAASRGLSTSPRCLAAHNFVMPALSPTMTEGNIASWKVKEGDRFSAGDVLLEIETDKATMDVEAQDDGVMMKIMSADGAKAVQVGTRIAVLAEAGDDIAALEIPADEHKQQSAGSEPSAAADAPETNNKKQQPPASLQQQQSSGSQSSETHEQRYPLMPAVEHLVKQNGLSREDVSRIKPTGPSGRLLKGDVLAYLGAINADTPATVSSRFAKLAHLDLSNIKVAEAAKKPAPAPAETTAAAAPPAPQALEVNVPVSLAKVVEVQKRIHDTLGVFLPVSTFVSRAAEVANDDLPRAARKPTAAELFDQVLGLDKVQAATGSRGVYLPQISAIPPASLFATAPPPAATKADIIDELAPRRKSRAAAAPAGVPTVPGLSSGMNVFSLVVPKEEEQRAHVFLERCKVILEEEPGRLVL, from the exons ATGGCGTCGTCCCTGACGGCCGCTGCGTGCCGTGCCACGGCCcgtctggcggcgggcagcaccagcaccaccagccgGACGGCAGTCGCCGCAGCATCCCGCG GCCTCAGTACCTCGCCACGatgcctcgccgcgcacaACTTCGTCATGCCCGCCCTCTCGCCCACCATGACCGAGGGCAACATCGCGAGTTGGAAGGTCAAGGAGGGCGACCGCTtcagcgccggcgacgtgctGCTTGAGATTGAGACGGACAAGGCCACCATggacgtcgaggcccaggacgacggcgtcatgATGAAGATCATgtccgccgacggcgccaaggccgtcCAGGTCGGCAcccgcatcgccgtcctcgctgaggccggcgacgacatcgctgccctcgagatccccgccgacgagcacaaGCAGCAGTCTGCCGGCAGCGAaccctcggccgccgccgatgcgcCCGAGACCAACAACAAGAAGCAGCAACCCCCCGCGagcctccagcagcagcagagctcCGGTTCCCAGTCGAGCGAGACGCACGAGCAGCGCTACCCCCTcatgcccgccgtcgagcacctcgtcAAGCAAAATGGCCTAAGCAGGGAGGACGTCAGTCGCATCAAGCCCACGGGTCCGAGTGGTCGGCTGCTCAAgggcgacgtcctcgcctACCTCGGTGCCATCAACGCCGACACCCCCGCCACCGTGTCCTCGCGCTTCGCCAAGCTCGCCCACCTCGACCTCAGCAACAtcaaggtcgccgaggccgccaagaagcccgcgcccgcacccgcagagacgaccgccgccgccgctcctcccgCGCCAcaggccctcgaggtcaacgtccccgtctcgctcgccaaggtcgtcgaggtccagAAGCGCATCCACGACACcctcggcgtcttcctcCCCGTGTCCACTTTTgtcagccgcgccgccgaggtcgccaaCGATGACCTGCCTCGTGCCGCGCGCAAGCCCACCGCCGCTGAGCTCTTCGACcaggtcctcggcctcgacaaggtcCAGGCCGCCACCGGCTCCCGCGGCGTCTACCTGCCGCAAATTTCCGCCATCCCTCCCGCCTCGTTGTTcgcgaccgcgccgccgcccgccgccaccaaggcCGACATCATCGATGAGCTCGCGCCCCGCAGGAAGAGCagggccgctgcggcgccggctggcgTCCCCACCGTGCCGGGGCTGTCGAGCGGCATGAACGTCTTCAGCCTCGTCGtgcccaaggaggaggagcaaagGGCACACGTGTTCCTCGAGCGGTGCAAGGTGATTCTGGAAGAGGAGCCtgggcggctggtgctgtGA
- the PDX1 gene encoding Dihydrolipoyllysine-residue acetyltransferase (EggNog:ENOG503NYQ0~COG:C), producing MPALSPTMTEGNIASWKVKEGDRFSAGDVLLEIETDKATMDVEAQDDGVMMKIMSADGAKAVQVGTRIAVLAEAGDDIAALEIPADEHKQQSAGSEPSAAADAPETNNKKQQPPASLQQQQSSGSQSSETHEQRYPLMPAVEHLVKQNGLSREDVSRIKPTGPSGRLLKGDVLAYLGAINADTPATVSSRFAKLAHLDLSNIKVAEAAKKPAPAPAETTAAAAPPAPQALEVNVPVSLAKVVEVQKRIHDTLGVFLPVSTFVSRAAEVANDDLPRAARKPTAAELFDQVLGLDKVQAATGSRGVYLPQISAIPPASLFATAPPPAATKADIIDELAPRRKSRAAAAPAGVPTVPGLSSGMNVFSLVVPKEEEQRAHVFLERCKVILEEEPGRLVL from the coding sequence ATGCCCGCCCTCTCGCCCACCATGACCGAGGGCAACATCGCGAGTTGGAAGGTCAAGGAGGGCGACCGCTtcagcgccggcgacgtgctGCTTGAGATTGAGACGGACAAGGCCACCATggacgtcgaggcccaggacgacggcgtcatgATGAAGATCATgtccgccgacggcgccaaggccgtcCAGGTCGGCAcccgcatcgccgtcctcgctgaggccggcgacgacatcgctgccctcgagatccccgccgacgagcacaaGCAGCAGTCTGCCGGCAGCGAaccctcggccgccgccgatgcgcCCGAGACCAACAACAAGAAGCAGCAACCCCCCGCGagcctccagcagcagcagagctcCGGTTCCCAGTCGAGCGAGACGCACGAGCAGCGCTACCCCCTcatgcccgccgtcgagcacctcgtcAAGCAAAATGGCCTAAGCAGGGAGGACGTCAGTCGCATCAAGCCCACGGGTCCGAGTGGTCGGCTGCTCAAgggcgacgtcctcgcctACCTCGGTGCCATCAACGCCGACACCCCCGCCACCGTGTCCTCGCGCTTCGCCAAGCTCGCCCACCTCGACCTCAGCAACAtcaaggtcgccgaggccgccaagaagcccgcgcccgcacccgcagagacgaccgccgccgccgctcctcccgCGCCAcaggccctcgaggtcaacgtccccgtctcgctcgccaaggtcgtcgaggtccagAAGCGCATCCACGACACcctcggcgtcttcctcCCCGTGTCCACTTTTgtcagccgcgccgccgaggtcgccaaCGATGACCTGCCTCGTGCCGCGCGCAAGCCCACCGCCGCTGAGCTCTTCGACcaggtcctcggcctcgacaaggtcCAGGCCGCCACCGGCTCCCGCGGCGTCTACCTGCCGCAAATTTCCGCCATCCCTCCCGCCTCGTTGTTcgcgaccgcgccgccgcccgccgccaccaaggcCGACATCATCGATGAGCTCGCGCCCCGCAGGAAGAGCagggccgctgcggcgccggctggcgTCCCCACCGTGCCGGGGCTGTCGAGCGGCATGAACGTCTTCAGCCTCGTCGtgcccaaggaggaggagcaaagGGCACACGTGTTCCTCGAGCGGTGCAAGGTGATTCTGGAAGAGGAGCCtgggcggctggtgctgtGA
- a CDS encoding uncharacterized protein (EggNog:ENOG503P6HT~TransMembrane:2 (n2-12c16/17o140-159i171-194o)), translating to MASVARAATLLAPCRAAAGTRTSRIIQELRLLARQRRPTLHALCPPSRLFTSSARVLRSPVAPKSKKPSVSQQPPSPSPSAPSRASPSSSSPSSSTLPRSPSSASSAAAAAAVAPSRYAFIKSLATKQTPTLLYEAPSHFWFYFGCWSSGLSIVAWTALTGPSAVHQPEGVPQWVGVTFGASYVLLGAMGFYLLSKTPNIVSSIRVLPAAASGTPAAAVGRSSSSGVAGRAAAAAASASASAPMPAGASSPQIEITVKRMVPLLAPKVVTASLDRVSLKSRFSLPDEYVPELRRRHEDEMARRERERLWRFDKEHLLTMPFRRTGRAFGSLFRGVRAAWTDMGFGVITVDGKDYKVDVTQGFAHDGFRTLERIVAVGPK from the coding sequence ATGGCGAGCGtcgcgcgggccgccacgctgctggcgccctgccgggccgctgccggcaCGCGAACATCCAGAATCATCCAGGAGCTTCGTCTCCTCGCACGACAACGGCGTCCGACGCTCCATGCCCTGTGCCCGCCGTCACGGCTCTTcacctcgtccgcccgcgTCCTCCGATCTCCCGTCGCCCCGAAATCCAAAAAGCCCTCCGTCTCACAAcagccgccctcgccctccccatCCGCTCCCTCCCGggcatcaccgtcgtcgagctcaccatcatcatcaacactACCGCGatcaccatcatcagcatcctccgccgccgccgccgccgctgtggcACCCAGCCGCTACGCCTTCATCAAGAGCCTCGCCACCAAGCAGACCCCGACGCTGCTCTACGAGGCGCCGTCGCACTTCTGGTTCTACTTTGGCTGCTGGTCAAGCGGcctctccatcgtcgcctggACCGCCCTCACGGGCCCCTCGGCCGTCCACCAGCCCGAGGGCGTGCCGCAGTGGGTGGGCGTTACGTTTGGCGCGTCGTAcgtgctcctcggcgccatgggctTCTACCTGCTCTCCAAGACGCCCAACATCGTCAGCTCCATACGCGTCCtaccggcagcggcatccgggaccccggccgccgccgtcgggcgcagcagcagcagtggtgTTGCcggcagggccgccgcggccgcggcgtcggcatccgcgtcggcgcccatGCCGGCCGGCGCATCCTCCCCTCAGATCGAAATCACGGTGAAGCGCATGGTGCCTCTCCTGGCCCCTAAGGTGGTCACCGCGTCGTTGGACCGCGTGTCCCTCAAGTCGCGCTTCTCCCTACCCGACGAGTACGTgcccgagctgcgccgccgccacgaggaCGAAatggcccgccgcgagcgagAGCGGCTCTGGCGCTTCGACAAGGAGCACCTGCTGACGATGCCCTTCCGCCGCACTGGCCGCGCGTTTGGCAGCTTGTTCCGCGGCGTCCGCGCGGCGTGGACGGACATGGGCTTCGGCGTCATCACCGTCGATGGCAAGGACTACAAGGTGGACGTGACACAGGGCTTTGCCCACGATGGGTTCCGCACCCTagagcgcatcgtcgcggtCGGACCTAAATGA
- a CDS encoding uncharacterized protein (TransMembrane:18 (o123-143i150-169o197-217i229-247o253-276i296-327o333-356i368-392o438-464i497-518o524-547i568-588o608-630i651-668o674-696i703-719o725-741i753-775o)~EggNog:ENOG503NUA6~COG:T) codes for MTPKDDGGHTANDGTGAEATGVEVGQDDGRVPSTRHSFSSLRRPDSPHEPKDDEPEGYETDSENEPLMDPNLPEDYELQDLANPEDGLLPGNEAKPHDEEDSPYPEVRAAVHNYDQDLPCNTVRAWTIGLSLVFLGASMNTLFSLRQPSISINALVAQIIAWPLGHGWARVMPNRQFTTFGHTWSLNPGPFNIKEHAIIGVMASVSFSVAYSTDIILAQLIFYKQNFGILFQLLLTISTQSLGYGIAGTMRKFLVYPASMIWPSNLVAVTLMNAMYEENTPKDPSVLGGRMPRYRWFMLVTIGAFAYYFIPGFLVKCLSVFAFATWIAPQNAVVNQLFGGTTGLSLIPITFDWTQVSGYVGSPLIPPWYAIANTIIGVVVFFVLGSSVLHYSGVWYAQFLPMSDASTYDNTGRPYDTSRILTPDFTLDEEAYQNYSPLFISTTFAMAYGLSFATISSLIVYTFIHYRKQIWRQYRNSTKEKPDIHMKLMKKYKEAPTVWYMSLFVFMLAVALYTVVAYPTQLSWWAFLLAVAISFGFSLPIGIIEAVTNNQIGLNVLTEFVYGYIQPGRPLALMIFKTFGYITMSQALHFVADLKYGHYMKIPPRTMFWSQVVATTVSCFVQIIVLNFALTSIDDVCDIHQKDRFTCPGGRVFFSASVIWGLIGPARMFSPGRIYSGLFVFFILGAITPVIIYYLAKRYPKSALKYAMAPLIFGGAAAIPPATPLNYFSWAMVGFVFQYWIKKRHFGWWSRLNFLTSCGLDLGLALATLFIFFAFTMHGIEPPKWWGNNVVSTTMDVQGTAVEMSVMEGKRFGPEWW; via the exons ATGACGCCAAAAGACGATGGCGGTCACACTGCCAACgacggcacgggcgccgAAGCGACCGGTGTAGAGGTTGGTCAAGATGATGGCCGTGTCCCGAGCACCCGACATTCCTTTTCCTCTCTGCGGCGGCCAGATTCACCCCATGAGCcaaaggacgacgagcccgagggCTATGAAACCGACTCGGAAAATGAGCCGCTCATGGACCCGAATCTGCCAGAGGATTACGAGCTCCAGGATTTGGCAAACCCGGAAGATGGGCTGCTCCCTGGTAACGAAGCGAAGCCTCATGATGAAGAGGACTCACCATACCCCGAAGTGCGGGCTGCCGTGCACAACTACGACCAAGATCTTCCTTGCAACACTGTCCGTGCTTGGACAATCGGCCTCTCGCTTGTCTTTCTCGGGGCTTCCATGAACACTCTCTTCTCGCTACGCCAGCCTTCCATCTCCATCAACGCACTTGTCGCCCAGATCATTGCCTGGCCTCTGGGACATGGCTGGGCAAGAGTCATGCCTAACCGGCAGTTTACTACCTTTGGCCACACGTGGAGCCTGAATCCTGGACCCTTCAATATCAAGGAGCATGCCATTATCGGCGTCATGGCTAGcgtctccttctccgtcGCATACTCCACGGACATTATCCTGGCCCAGCTCATATTCTATAAGCAAAATTTCGGCATATTGTTCCAGCTTCTCCTCACCATATCTACACAATCTCTTGGCTACGGCATCGCGGGCACCATGCGCAAGTTTCTGG TCTATCCCGCGTCCATGATCTGGCCAAGCAATCTCGTTGCCGTTACCCTTATGAATGCCATGTACGAAGAGAACACCCCAAAGGATCCATCCGTCCTCGGTGGCCGCATGCCTCGGTATCGTTGGTTCATGCTGGTCACGATAGGTGCCTTTGCCTACTACTTCATCCCAGGGTTTCTGGTCAAGTGTCTCAGCGTCTTTGCCTTTGCCACGTGGATTGCGCCGCAGAACGCTGTCGTAAATCAGCTGTTTGGAGGCACCACTGGCCTGTCCTTGATCCCGATAACCTTTGACTGGACTCAAGTTTCGGGCTATGTCGGCTCGCCCTTGATACCACCTTG GTACGCTATTGCTAACACAATAAttggtgtcgtcgtcttttTTGTGCTTGGCTCCTCCGTTCTCCATTACTCGGGGGTCTGGTATGCCCAATTTCTTCCGATGAGCGACGCAAGTACCTATGACAACACTGGCCGGCCATACGACACTTCTCGCATCCTCACACCCGATTtcacgctcgacgaggaggcttACCAGAATTATTCTCCCTTGTTCATCAG CACCACGTTTGCCATGGCATACGGCCTTTCATTCGCTACCATATCGTCTCTCATAGTGTACACCTTCATCCACTATCGCAAGCAGATCTGGAGGCAGTACAGGAACAGCACAAAAGAGAAGCCAGATATACATATGAAGTTGATGAAGAAGTATAAAGAGGCCCCCACAGTGTGGTACATGTCTCTATTTGTATTT atgctcgccgtggcctTATACACGGTTGTGGCTTATCCGACCCAGCTCAGCTGGTGGGCATTCTTACTTGCAGTGGCCATATCATTTGGCTTCTCGTTACCCATTGGCATCATTGAAGCGGTCACAAACAACCAGATTGGCCTGAATGTGCTCACTGAGTTCGTATACGGGTACATTCAGCCTGGCCGGCCATTGGCGCTTATGAT CTTCAAGACGTTTGGTTACATCACAAT GTCTCAGGCATTGCATTTTGTTGCAGACCTCAAGTATGGGCATTATATGAAGATACCCCCTCGGACAATGTTTTGGTCCCAGGTCGTGGCGACAACGGTCTCGTGCTTTGTGCAGATTATCGTTCTGAACTTTGCTCTCACAAGCATCGATGATGTGTGCGACATTCACCAAAAGGATCGGTTCACATGTCCTGGCGGTCGCGTCTTCTTCTCAG CATCCGTCATATGGGGCTTGATCGGTCCTGCGCGCATGTTCTCGCCTGGGCGCATCTACTCGGGCCTCTTCGTTTTCTTTATTCTTGGCGCCATCACTCCTGTAATCATCTACTACCTTGCCAAACGATATCCCAAATCCGCGCTCAAATATGCTATGGCGCCGCTCATCTTTGGCGGTGCAGCAGCGATACCACCTGCGACGCCTCTCAACTACTTCTCTTGGGCCATGGTTGGATTCGTCTTCCAGTACTGGATCAAGAAGCGTCACTTTGGCTGGTGGAGCCGTCTCAACTTCCTGACGTCGTGCGGGCTGGACTTGGGCTTGGCACTGGCGACGCTGTTCATATTCTTTGCATTTACCATGCACGGCATCGAGCCACCCAAGTGGTGGGGAAACAACGTTGTGTCGACAACAATGGACGTGCAGGGCACGGCGGTGGAGATGAGCGTGATGGAGGGCAAGAGGTTCGGGCCGGAATGGTGGTAG